The genomic window TGCGCCGGTAGCTAAGCCCAAAAGCACCCAGTGGCTTAACTTATTGGTTTCTAATGCGATAAAAAATACATATAGCGCAGCAGACCAAAAGAAAAACATGGGGGCATCGGTTGTAATAAAAACGCTGTTAAACCCCACCATTGGGATACATAAAAATATAATGCCGGCAATTAAACCTGCCCAGCTATCTACAAGTTTTTGCGCGGTTTTATAGATGAAAATGGCTGCACCGGCATACAAAATTGCGGCCATACTTTTAACCGCAAATATAGAGTCACCTAGAATGGATGTGCTGATAATAATCGCCCACGCTACCATTGGCGGTTTGGAGTAGTAGCCAAAATCTGGGTTGAGCGCCCAATGATAATAGTAAGCTTCGTCGTAGAATAAGCCCAAGTGGGGTTGGAATATAACCGCTAAGCGATAAACAGTTAGCAGGCCGAGCAAGCTGTAAAACCAAACCGACGCGGAGGTGTTGCTTAGTTTTATGTTGTTGGCTGCTAGTGCTTTGGCTCCGGGGCATGCAATGTAATGTTTAAACGTTCGCCACAGTGTAACTATGGAGGCTACATACAAGACGGGTAGTGTTAGGCGGTAATCGTTTTTCTCTACAAGCAATAATACGCAAGCTGTTACCAGTAAAAATAAAATAAACCCATGGCTATATTTATTAATGGCTCTTGGCGTTTTGTTGGCAATATAAATACCGGCTAATGCACATAAAATACCTAAGCCACTACCAACAAGTGTATCTACTGGCCAGTGCACGCCAACTAATACGCGGCTAAGTGCTGCGCAAGCGGCTGCTACAAAAAAGAGCCAGCGCATTTTTACACTGTTTAAATAGTGAAAAAACAGTGTGGCTGCTAAAAAAGCGGTAAGTGAATGGCCAGAAGGGAAGCTGTGATTGGTATAGCCTTTACCCACTAAGTTGAATAAATCGGTGGTAAATACTGCGGGTGGGCGCAGGGCATCGAAGTAATCTTTAGAAACGTTCGATACTATGCCGCCGATAATTGCAGCTAAAAATATACCCCAATGCGCTTGAATATTACGCGGCAAAAATAAAAGGGCTAAACAAAGCACAAAAACGCCATCGCCCCAAACGGTTATTAGTTGCAGTACAAAGGAGGGTAAGAAGCGCCCCCAGTTGTTAATCGCAAGAAACCCAGCGTGATGCCCATTGGTAAAATATACGATAGCTGCAATGGTAAATAATACAACGGCTAGGCCCGCTACTAAGCTATGGGCTTTACTAAAGCCTACTGGTTGGGCAATACGTGCGCTTGCAATTAGCGCTTGATAGTTTTGCCATGCAGCGCAAAGCGATGTGCGTATAGTGGTAATAGATAAAGCCGAATTGTTTGTCATTGTACTAAAGCACTATTTATTGGGGCTAAGGTTTAAAGAAGCTAATATTAAAAGAAGCTGGCATTTTAAAAAGCTAACCAGTAAAGCCCGTACTATCGAATGGTGCCAATATGCTACGGGCTGCGAGGTAAGCTACTGTTGGGACTGGCTGGCACTAAACAGTACAAGGCCACCAGACTGGTGGAGTTTAGTGAGCTCGATATTTTTAGCTTGGGTATCTTCGCGTAGGCGTTCAACGCGATCTACACGTGTCATTACCCATTCGCCTGCTTCGGGTGCGCGCAGTGGTGTGATTTTTTCGCGATACACACTAAATGAGGGCATATGCATGCGGTAGGCAACAACCTGCGTGTTAGTATTTTGCTTGTCAATAAAACTAATCATGTGGTGGATGGGTGCTTGTTGTAACCCAGAGATTATTTTTACCAATACCGTGAATACAA from Saccharophagus degradans 2-40 includes these protein-coding regions:
- a CDS encoding glycosyltransferase family 39 protein, giving the protein MTNNSALSITTIRTSLCAAWQNYQALIASARIAQPVGFSKAHSLVAGLAVVLFTIAAIVYFTNGHHAGFLAINNWGRFLPSFVLQLITVWGDGVFVLCLALLFLPRNIQAHWGIFLAAIIGGIVSNVSKDYFDALRPPAVFTTDLFNLVGKGYTNHSFPSGHSLTAFLAATLFFHYLNSVKMRWLFFVAAACAALSRVLVGVHWPVDTLVGSGLGILCALAGIYIANKTPRAINKYSHGFILFLLVTACVLLLVEKNDYRLTLPVLYVASIVTLWRTFKHYIACPGAKALAANNIKLSNTSASVWFYSLLGLLTVYRLAVIFQPHLGLFYDEAYYYHWALNPDFGYYSKPPMVAWAIIISTSILGDSIFAVKSMAAILYAGAAIFIYKTAQKLVDSWAGLIAGIIFLCIPMVGFNSVFITTDAPMFFFWSAALYVFFIALETNKLSHWVLLGLATGAGMLSKYTMGALPLGLFLFLLFNANTRPRLLTAGPWAAAIVAGCVFGLNIYWNMTNGWVALHHTQEISQASENTVSFSSLFVFLATQLLIFGPVWSYLGLRLWLGKASTTAVIKTEYWQALVFTTFTILVAISLQAFISRAFANWAGPWMIGGSLLVAVLCRANQLQYQAGSGNALSKTWLARGAVAHLLLLSAFFHFPQMLNALDITPSKKNDPYHRVAGWNELGAQLKPILAQYPSAKLASESRDILAYLGYYAAPGSFEFARWNPNQNNIRDYYDLKVNLREWQGPAFSNQQFIFATRAPLPQETANSFNKVTKLTEINAAPYADMPMKVYVYLLVGFNGYPASAQSEVDDAN